From the genome of Lotus japonicus ecotype B-129 chromosome 6, LjGifu_v1.2, one region includes:
- the LOC130723163 gene encoding LIM domain-containing protein WLIM2b-like: MSFLGTQQKCKACEKTVYPVDQLSADGTSYHKACFRCSHCKGTLKLSNYSSMEGVLYCKPHYEQLFKETGTFKKNFQSPAKLADKNTPELTRSPSKAAGMFSGTQEKCATCGKTAYPLEKVTVESQAYHKSCFKCSHGGCPITPSNYAALEGILYCKHHFSQLFKEKGSYNHLIKSASIKRAAASVPES, from the exons ATGTCTTTTCTTGGTACCCAGCAAAAGTGCAAGGCTTGTGAGAAAACAGTGTATCCTGTTGATCAGCTTTCTGCTGATGGTACTTCTTACCATAAAGCTTGCTTCAGGTGCTCTCACTGCAAAGGAACATTGAAG CTGAGCAACTATTCCTCAATGGAAGGTGTTCTTTACTGCAAGCCTCATTATGAGCAGCTTTTCAAGGAGACTGGCACATTCAAGAAGAACTTCCAGTCGC CTGCAAAGCTAGCTGACAAGAATACTCCTGAGCTG ACAAGGTCCCCAAGTAAAGCTGCGGGCATGTTTTCTGGGACACAAGAAAAGTGCGCTACATGTGGCAAGACTGCTTATCCATTGGAAAAG GTAACAGTGGAAAGTCAGGCCTATCACAAATCATGTTTCAAGTGTTCACACGGTGGTTGTCCCATAACTCCATCGAATTATGCAGCCCTTGAGGGCATTTTGTATTGCAAGCATCATTTCTCTCAGCTTTTTAAGGAGAAAGGGAGCTATAATCATCTTATTAAGTCTGCATCAATCAAAAGGGCAGCAGCCTCAGTTCCAGAATCTTGA
- the LOC130723161 gene encoding uncharacterized protein At2g39910, whose amino-acid sequence MAESSSSSSSMLNDLLVRLSKPISESLLTTPYTPHQGSNVSIKAFIKPLLSFRNPNIHSSIQDFALACALLSSSTLDSSGILSWIPNHLSSLATASFFEVSRAYLTVFDDRNSRFLAELGLIGDVVPPPEKRLLLEMMPEVLPDLKDRIKESSIDKSDENNEFSAASARVPAVFAILAAFQFRWFVIQVDYPHLGKLCGLVIPCALTAVDHWSPAVKGQGMITLTYLGRNVDAAELDRYKDVILDACCQNIASDDEIWHLVVEASVVLVTLTQKRNPRSPWFERMLNEMLSHLERQPRNKERRIAWLKSADPLFNGVGLMLLAHFRRIFPLFFQWMHADDDDTVILVLKCTFILLRLTWIRKSPYVVRLVDELVLVYKEAALRTAREGIRANTCQILILLQESKGMHFNVAWEKHRQDPDLTTLHLSLSRRNNTNLDTLLSEKGPAPVQT is encoded by the exons ATGGCggaatcctcctcctcctcctcctccatgcTCAATGACCTTCTTGTTCG GCTATCGAAACCAATCTCAGAGTCTCTACTCACAACCCCTTACACTCCACACCAAGGCTCCAACGTCTCCATCAAAGCCTTCATCAAACCCCTCCTCTCATTCAGAAACCCTAACATCCATTCTTCCATCCAAGATTTCGCTCTAGCGTGCgctcttctctcttcttccacccTCGATTCTTCAGGCATTCTCTCATGGATTCCCAACCACCTTTCCTCCCTCGCAACTGCTTCCTTCTTCGAGGTTTCGCGAGCCTACCTCACCGTCTTCGATGACAGAAACTCCCGGTTTCTTGCTGAATTGGGTTTGATCGGTGACGTTGTTCCTCCTCCTGAGAAGAGGTTGCTGCTGGAGATGATGCCTGAGGTCTTGCCTGATCTCAAGGACCGCATTAAGGAGAGCTCCATTGATAAGTCTGATGAGAATAACGAATTCTCAGCCGCATCAGCGAGAGTCCCCGCTGTGTTTGCGATTCTCGCTGCTTTTCAGTTTAGATGGTTTGTTATTCAG GTTGATTATCCTCATTTAGGCAAGTTGTGTGGGTTGGTGATTCCTTGTGCACTGACTGCTGTTGATCATTGGTCGCCGGCCGTGAAG GGTCAGGGCATGATTACCCTTACGTATCTCGGAAGAAATGTGGATGCTGCTGAGCTTGATCGGTATAAGGATGTGATTCTTGATGCCTGCTGCCAGAatattgcttctgatgatgaaatATGGCACCTTGTTGTTGAGGCGTCAGTGGTTCTTGTGACTCTTACTCAGAAAAGAAATCCACGTAGTCCATG GTTTGAAAGGATGCTAAATGAGATGTTAAGTCACTTGGAGCGCCAGCCCAGGAACAAAGAGCGCCGTATTGCATGGCTCAAATCTGCCGATCCACTCTTCAATGGAGTTGGTCTTATGCTTTTAGCTCACTTCAGGCGCATTTTCCCATTATTTTTTCAGTGGATGcatgctgatgatgatgataccGTTATTTTG GTTTTAAAGTGTACTTTTATACTTTTGAGACTGACGTGGATTAGGAAGTCACCATATGTTGTAAG ATTGGTAGATGAACTCGTTCTTGTGTATAAGGAGGCAGCATTGAGAACAGCTCGGGAAGGGATTAGAGCAAATACATGTCAGATACTTATCCTACTTCAAGA AAGCAAAGGCATGCACTTTAATGTGGCTTGGGAAAAGCATCGACAGGATCCAGACTTGACTACTCTTCATCTGTCGCTAAGCAGAAGGAACAACACCAACCTTGATACTTTGCTCTCAGAGAAGGGTCCAGCACCAGTTCAGACATAG